From the Syntrophorhabdaceae bacterium genome, one window contains:
- the rplF gene encoding 50S ribosomal protein L6, which translates to MSRIGRKPITLPESIKVDIKDGEVLVSGAKGSLKRPILDGIKVEIDGRTVYVKRENDEKKIKSYHGLMRTLISNMVEGIDKGFEKKLEIIGIGYRAEMQGDNLVLYLGYSHPIQFPLPEGISAQVDKQTLLTIKGIDKELVGQVAAKIRALRKPDVYKNKGIKYAGEFLRKKAGKSGK; encoded by the coding sequence ATGTCAAGGATTGGAAGAAAACCTATTACTCTCCCTGAATCTATAAAAGTTGATATTAAAGACGGTGAAGTCTTAGTTTCAGGTGCAAAAGGTTCACTTAAAAGGCCTATTCTGGATGGTATTAAGGTTGAGATTGACGGCAGAACTGTTTATGTAAAAAGGGAAAACGATGAAAAAAAGATAAAGAGTTATCATGGATTGATGAGGACCCTCATTTCTAATATGGTTGAAGGCATTGATAAAGGTTTCGAGAAGAAACTTGAAATTATTGGTATTGGATATAGGGCAGAGATGCAGGGTGATAATCTTGTATTATATCTTGGCTATTCTCATCCCATACAGTTTCCATTACCAGAAGGGATATCAGCGCAGGTAGATAAACAGACACTTCTCACAATAAAAGGTATAGATAAGGAGCTTGTAGGGCAGGTAGCTGCAAAAATTAGGGCGTTAAGAAAACCAGATGTATATAAAAATAAAGGTATCAAATATGCCGGCGAGTTTTTGAGGAAAAAGGCTGGTAAAAGCGGTAAATAA
- the rplX gene encoding 50S ribosomal protein L24, with protein MEQKNYQIRKNDLVMVTTGKDKGKTGKVLRIIKKKDRLVVEKVNMIKRHVKASQKTKGGIMERESPIHVSNVMIYCEKCSKPVRVGRKILEDGKKVRFCKKCNEVIDK; from the coding sequence ATGGAACAGAAGAACTATCAGATAAGAAAGAATGACCTTGTTATGGTCACAACAGGTAAAGACAAAGGTAAGACAGGCAAGGTTTTGAGGATAATCAAAAAGAAAGATAGGCTTGTTGTTGAAAAGGTCAACATGATAAAAAGACATGTTAAGGCCAGTCAAAAGACAAAAGGCGGTATTATGGAAAGGGAAAGCCCAATACATGTATCAAACGTTATGATCTATTGCGAAAAATGCTCAAAACCAGTGAGGGTGGGAAGGAAGATACTTGAAGATGGCAAAAAGGTAAGATTCTGTAAAAAGTGCAATGAAGTTATAGACAAGTAG
- the rpsH gene encoding 30S ribosomal protein S8 produces the protein MGMVDPIADMLTRIRNAIMARHEFVDVPYSNMKYNISKILKDEGYIRNCKVFVDENRKKFLKIYINYDDNNNSVITGLKKISKPGRRVYAKTGEIARLKDRLGLVIISTSKGLMTDMSARKNKIGGEPLLMVW, from the coding sequence ATGGGTATGGTAGATCCTATAGCGGATATGTTAACAAGAATAAGAAATGCTATAATGGCACGTCATGAATTTGTGGACGTTCCTTATTCCAATATGAAGTATAATATATCAAAGATACTTAAAGACGAAGGATACATAAGAAATTGTAAGGTCTTTGTTGATGAAAACAGAAAGAAATTTCTCAAGATCTATATTAATTATGATGATAACAACAATAGTGTTATAACCGGACTAAAAAAGATCAGCAAGCCAGGAAGAAGGGTATATGCTAAGACAGGAGAAATTGCCAGGTTAAAGGACCGGCTTGGCCTTGTAATTATCTCTACATCAAAGGGACTGATGACTGACATGAGCGCAAGAAAAAATAAAATTGGAGGGGAACCTCTCCTTATGGTTTGGTGA
- the rpsQ gene encoding 30S ribosomal protein S17, which yields MERVVHKRKMIGVVLKDKMDKTVVVEVEKFHKHPKYHKYIRIKKRYKAHDEDNRCSIGDKVLIVESRPISKEKKWLVKDIISREESVTIQEEVAKDDTREN from the coding sequence ATGGAAAGGGTTGTGCACAAAAGAAAGATGATCGGAGTTGTTTTAAAGGATAAAATGGATAAAACCGTGGTTGTTGAAGTGGAAAAATTTCATAAACATCCTAAATACCATAAATATATAAGGATAAAAAAGAGATATAAAGCCCATGATGAAGATAATAGATGTTCAATAGGTGATAAGGTGCTTATTGTTGAATCAAGACCCATAAGTAAAGAGAAAAAATGGTTGGTCAAGGACATAATAAGCAGAGAAGAGTCTGTGACAATACAAGAAGAGGTGGCAAAAGATGATACAAGAGAAAACTAA
- the rplR gene encoding 50S ribosomal protein L18 — translation MQRKEKVEARLKRKKRIKMKVSGTKDKPRLCVYKSLKGIYAQLIDDQEGKTITGISTLNEEIKGQIKSGGNIEAAKKVGEYIGKKAIDLGIKHVVFDRNGFKYHGRVKALGDAAREAGLLF, via the coding sequence ATGCAGAGAAAAGAAAAGGTTGAGGCAAGGTTAAAGAGAAAGAAAAGAATTAAGATGAAGGTCTCAGGCACCAAGGATAAACCCAGACTGTGTGTTTATAAAAGTTTAAAAGGCATATATGCCCAGCTTATAGATGACCAGGAGGGTAAAACCATCACAGGTATCTCTACTTTGAACGAAGAGATAAAGGGACAGATTAAATCAGGCGGAAATATAGAAGCAGCAAAAAAGGTGGGAGAATATATTGGAAAAAAGGCTATAGATCTTGGGATCAAGCATGTTGTCTTTGACAGAAATGGCTTTAAATACCACGGAAGGGTAAAGGCCCTTGGCGATGCTGCGAGAGAGGCAGGTCTTTTATTCTAA
- the rpsC gene encoding 30S ribosomal protein S3, giving the protein MGQKTNPVGFRLGTIKTWDSRWFASKNYAKFLLEDMKIKKFLKNKLYQAGISKIEIERAANKDKRVKVNIFTSRPGLVIGRKGAEVEVLKKELQAMTDKEIILNITEVKRPETDAQLVAENIAMQIERRVSFRRAMKRNVSQALKFGAKGIKAMCSGRLAGAEMARTEWYREGRVPLQTIRADIDYGFAVASTKYGVIGIKVWIYKGEIY; this is encoded by the coding sequence ATGGGTCAAAAGACAAATCCTGTAGGCTTCAGACTTGGAACGATAAAGACATGGGACTCAAGGTGGTTTGCCTCTAAGAACTATGCAAAGTTTCTCCTCGAGGATATGAAGATTAAAAAGTTCTTGAAAAATAAACTTTATCAGGCAGGTATATCAAAGATAGAGATAGAGAGGGCAGCCAATAAAGACAAAAGGGTAAAGGTGAATATATTTACATCAAGACCGGGTCTTGTTATAGGCAGAAAGGGTGCAGAGGTAGAGGTCTTAAAGAAAGAACTGCAGGCAATGACAGATAAGGAGATAATCCTTAATATAACGGAAGTAAAGAGACCTGAGACAGATGCCCAGCTTGTTGCAGAAAATATCGCAATGCAGATTGAGAGGAGAGTATCCTTTAGAAGGGCAATGAAAAGAAACGTATCCCAGGCACTTAAATTTGGTGCAAAAGGTATAAAGGCAATGTGTTCAGGAAGATTGGCCGGGGCAGAGATGGCAAGAACCGAATGGTATAGAGAGGGCAGGGTTCCTCTTCAGACAATAAGGGCTGACATTGATTATGGTTTTGCGGTTGCTTCCACAAAATATGGTGTCATAGGAATCAAAGTATGGATATATAAAGGTGAAATTTATTAG
- the rpsS gene encoding 30S ribosomal protein S19 has product MARSLKKGPFVDEKLQKKALEAKSTKSSKVIKTWSRRSTIIPDFVGLTFAVHNGKKFIPVFVTEEMVGHKIGEFSPTRTFHSHAGDRKAKVAKRKD; this is encoded by the coding sequence GTGGCAAGGTCTTTAAAAAAAGGACCCTTTGTAGATGAGAAACTTCAAAAAAAGGCTCTTGAGGCAAAGAGCACAAAAAGCTCTAAGGTTATAAAGACATGGTCAAGAAGATCCACAATTATACCTGATTTTGTAGGATTGACCTTTGCAGTTCATAATGGGAAAAAGTTTATTCCTGTTTTTGTAACCGAAGAGATGGTAGGTCATAAAATAGGCGAGTTTTCTCCTACAAGGACCTTTCACAGTCATGCTGGAGACAGAAAGGCAAAGGTAGCAAAGAGGAAGGATTAG
- the rplN gene encoding 50S ribosomal protein L14: MIQEKTKLQVADNSGAKRLGCIRILGGSRKRYGTVGDIIVASVKEVIPNSKVKKGDVVKAVIVRTKKEIKRLDGSYVKFDDNSAVIINQYNEPIGTRIFGPVARELRAKKFMKIVSLAPEVV; this comes from the coding sequence ATGATACAAGAGAAAACTAAACTTCAGGTTGCAGATAACTCAGGGGCTAAAAGACTGGGCTGTATTAGGATACTTGGTGGTTCAAGGAAAAGATACGGAACAGTAGGCGATATCATTGTGGCATCAGTAAAAGAGGTAATACCTAATTCAAAGGTTAAGAAAGGCGATGTGGTAAAGGCTGTAATAGTTAGGACTAAAAAGGAGATAAAGAGGCTTGACGGCTCCTATGTAAAATTTGATGATAACTCAGCGGTTATTATAAATCAGTATAATGAGCCTATTGGAACAAGGATTTTTGGGCCTGTGGCAAGGGAGTTGAGGGCAAAAAAATTCATGAAGATCGTATCTCTGGCACCTGAGGTGGTATGA
- the rplE gene encoding 50S ribosomal protein L5, translating to MEFYTKEVVPALMRKFKYKNIMQVPKLEKIVINIGLGKEALQNIKVLDSASNDIMLITGQKPVITKAKKSIASFKLRAGMPIGSMVTLRGERMYEFLHKLVTIVLPRVRDFKGVSPKSFDGRGNYTLGLREQIIFPEIDYDKVDKIRGMNITITTTAKTDEEGFELIKLMGMPFRG from the coding sequence ATGGAATTTTACACCAAAGAGGTTGTCCCTGCTTTGATGAGGAAGTTTAAATATAAAAATATTATGCAAGTCCCAAAGCTTGAGAAGATAGTTATAAATATCGGCCTCGGAAAAGAGGCTCTACAGAATATAAAGGTTCTTGATAGCGCCTCCAATGATATTATGCTTATTACTGGTCAAAAACCTGTCATAACAAAGGCAAAAAAATCTATTGCCTCTTTTAAATTGAGGGCAGGGATGCCTATTGGCTCGATGGTGACGTTAAGGGGAGAAAGGATGTATGAGTTTTTACATAAATTAGTTACCATTGTTCTTCCAAGGGTGAGAGATTTTAAAGGCGTTTCTCCTAAGTCTTTTGATGGAAGAGGTAACTATACTTTGGGTTTGAGGGAACAGATAATTTTTCCAGAGATAGATTACGACAAGGTGGATAAAATAAGGGGTATGAATATAACTATAACAACTACTGCCAAGACAGATGAAGAGGGATTTGAATTGATTAAACTTATGGGCATGCCCTTTAGGGGATAA
- the rplV gene encoding 50S ribosomal protein L22 yields MEIIAKTRMIRISPTKVRIVAGLIKQKNVNDALGMLSFMPQKASFILKKLLNSAIANAKQKKYIDIDNLYVKNIMVDAGPTLKRFLPRAMGRATKIRKRMSHITMILDEL; encoded by the coding sequence ATGGAGATTATTGCAAAGACTAGGATGATCAGGATATCCCCAACAAAAGTAAGAATTGTTGCGGGTTTGATTAAACAAAAAAATGTCAACGATGCATTAGGTATGCTTTCTTTTATGCCTCAGAAGGCATCATTTATATTAAAAAAACTACTAAATAGCGCTATAGCAAATGCAAAGCAGAAAAAATACATTGACATTGATAACCTGTATGTCAAAAATATAATGGTTGATGCAGGGCCTACTCTGAAAAGATTTTTACCACGTGCAATGGGTAGGGCTACAAAGATAAGAAAGAGAATGAGCCATATAACAATGATACTGGACGAATTATAA
- the rpsE gene encoding 30S ribosomal protein S5: MVEKKGLELEGVELQDRLVYINRVAKVVKGGRRFSFSAIVVVGDGKGRVGYGLGKANEVPDAIRKAIEQAKKDLVKVPVINGTIPHQIKAKYGTSEVFMKPAVEGTGVIAGRAVRAVVEVAGITNILTKCYGSRNYHNVVKATIKGLTMLKSPEYALKQRGKLKGEEV; the protein is encoded by the coding sequence TTGGTTGAAAAAAAGGGTTTAGAACTCGAAGGCGTTGAATTACAGGATAGATTAGTTTATATAAATCGTGTAGCTAAAGTTGTTAAGGGTGGTAGACGTTTCAGCTTTAGCGCTATAGTGGTTGTAGGTGATGGCAAAGGCAGGGTAGGCTATGGCCTTGGAAAGGCAAACGAGGTCCCTGATGCCATTAGAAAGGCAATAGAACAGGCAAAGAAGGATTTAGTGAAGGTTCCTGTAATAAACGGCACAATACCCCATCAGATAAAGGCAAAATACGGAACAAGTGAGGTCTTTATGAAGCCTGCTGTGGAAGGGACAGGTGTTATTGCAGGAAGGGCAGTCAGGGCAGTGGTTGAGGTGGCTGGGATAACAAACATACTTACCAAATGTTATGGTTCAAGGAATTACCATAATGTTGTGAAAGCTACAATAAAGGGACTTACAATGCTTAAATCGCCTGAATACGCATTAAAGCAACGGGGAAAGCTAAAGGGCGAGGAGGTATAA
- the rpmC gene encoding 50S ribosomal protein L29, whose protein sequence is MKVKEIRELTIEELLKKKKDIKEEIFNLRFQHSTGQLENTARMRLLKRDIARIETLLRQKESKG, encoded by the coding sequence ATGAAGGTAAAGGAAATCAGAGAACTCACTATAGAAGAGCTTTTGAAAAAAAAGAAGGATATAAAGGAAGAGATATTTAATCTCCGATTTCAGCATTCTACAGGACAATTAGAAAATACAGCACGGATGAGACTTCTAAAGAGAGATATTGCACGGATAGAGACACTTTTAAGACAAAAAGAGTCGAAGGGGTAA
- the rplP gene encoding 50S ribosomal protein L16: MLAPKRVKYRKQQKGRMKGIARRGNVVSFGDFGLQSTECGILTARQIEAARIALTRYVKRAGKVWIRVFPDKPITKKPAETRMGKGKGPNEGWVAVVKPGKIIYEIKGVPEDKAREALRIASHKLPIETRFVVRSEEK; this comes from the coding sequence ATGCTTGCGCCAAAAAGGGTAAAATACAGAAAACAACAAAAAGGAAGGATGAAGGGCATAGCCAGAAGAGGGAATGTTGTAAGTTTTGGGGACTTTGGTCTGCAATCTACTGAATGTGGAATACTTACAGCAAGACAGATAGAGGCAGCTCGTATTGCCCTGACAAGATATGTAAAGAGGGCAGGTAAGGTATGGATAAGGGTTTTTCCAGATAAACCCATAACAAAAAAGCCTGCTGAAACAAGGATGGGAAAGGGAAAAGGACCTAACGAAGGCTGGGTAGCAGTAGTAAAGCCAGGTAAAATCATTTATGAAATAAAAGGTGTTCCAGAAGATAAGGCAAGAGAGGCACTAAGGATTGCATCACATAAACTCCCAATAGAGACAAGATTTGTAGTAAGAAGCGAGGAAAAATGA
- a CDS encoding type Z 30S ribosomal protein S14 has translation MARKAMIEKASRAPKFQVRLRNRCSICGRPRGYLRKFKICRICFRNYALKGDIPGVVKSSW, from the coding sequence ATGGCAAGAAAGGCTATGATAGAGAAGGCAAGTAGAGCCCCAAAGTTTCAGGTCAGGCTAAGGAACAGGTGCTCAATCTGCGGAAGGCCAAGAGGTTATCTGAGAAAGTTTAAGATTTGCAGGATTTGTTTCAGAAATTATGCCCTGAAGGGAGATATCCCAGGGGTTGTAAAATCGAGCTGGTAA